In the Pocillopora verrucosa isolate sample1 chromosome 4, ASM3666991v2, whole genome shotgun sequence genome, CACGCGTTATGATTGGTCGTTATAATCGTCATAATGTAGCTATCAGAGTATCAACCTTTGTTCAGCTTTGGTTTTACTACCCTATCGAAAAGGGCTTTAAACTCCAATTGAAGCCTAATTACCGCTCGCAGACTTGTCGGGAGGGACAGTCTCCTCTTTTGAATTCAGTTTGTCTATTCCTCGTGACAAACTGACTCCTACTTCTTTCAGTTTCAAGTGATCTTCTTTAACGGAGATTAGACCACTCTCCAAAGCAGCATGTTTCGCTTCAAGTTTACTGAAATCGTCGGCAAATCGCTCTCTCAAATTGTGAAGGGTATTCATCAGACCCTCGTGGCCTTGTTTCCAGGATTCTTTATTTTCGTCAACAGATGTAGATAATACTGCCATATCATCTTGAACAAGCTTTAACACGTCACTGATAATCTGTTGTCCGAAACACATGTCCATCCCTTAAACAACAAGAAGAGATATTCGTTGGATTGGCTCACAATTTACGAGTTAAAGTTTTGAGTGATGGCTATATAAGAGACAAGAATCCAAAACAATTAGGCCCAGTAAATAATAAAACTTGTTATAACCTCGCATTAATTTTTGTGCGATTCTATTTACTACTTTATATCACGTGGTACAAAATCATTGGAGTGTTATCACCCAATAACCCCTACTTCCttagaaaagaaacaaagccagcaGAAAAAAAGCCAGTTCTGATGGGAAAAAACAAACTCGTTTTGAGGAGTCCAGTAATAGTGACATTAAAACTCTAAAGTGCACTCCTAAATAGAGAATTTGATTAAGGTTGAGTGGAGGTCTGGATTGAGCCACAAATACATCAATAACATTCAGTGATTATGTGTCATCAAATGGAAGGCTATTAAATGGTATTCTTTCCATTTGTAGCTGTATCAGGGCTATTCTAACTTACAAAAAGGGCCAACGTCTTTGCTAGGCTTTCAGAACCGAaggtaattttcacaaaaagagttttgaaaaataaacttgatgatcaaaatgataaaaacagtTATTGAACTCTGTTATTGAAAAACATTGTAACATGTCACTACCTGACGGATAAATTATCCTCGAAAGCCAAAGGCTGAGGCAAACAATTTGTGTGCCCACCCTCAACAAATCCCAAAATTTTGTCAAACCCAGTCTGCTAAGGGCTAATTATCAGCCAAAAAGTACTCAACTAAAATGTTCCTAAATGTCTCCTACCTCTGTTTCTCCACTCTTGTAAGTCCTTCAAAACAGCTTCTTCTGATGCTTCAGATAGGTTCAGTCTTGTGATCAGTTTTTCCATAAGCTGAAAACAGTTCTGGTAATAAGCTTCAGTCCAAGTTGCAAACTTATAATGTCCCCATTCATTACGAACCCAATCACGTACATCACTTGCGATAATGTCAATTCCATGACATACAAAGTTTGGTGCTACACATAAAATAGAGAGTGCTGCAGATAAATCCAATGTTTCATCAAAACCTGTGAAACCCGACATGAATGGCTTCACAAACAGTTTTGCTAATGACAGTTCATCTTTAACACAGTAATCATAGCTGTGGTAAGATGATTGTGTTGCATTGTTGTTGATGTTCACATAATTAAGGCGCACAGTAGAAGGTGGAAGGCTTCTATGATGAGAAGACAATGTTTGTGAATGAATACATGTTGGTGCAAGAACCATGTTCTGATACAGCTGATGCATTTCTTGCCTAATGACACTCCTCATTGCAGGTGTAAGAACTTTTGAAAGGCAAATTCCAACCACAAGCCATCGCTTTTCCTCAGCCCTTAGCATATCCATGGTGGCATAACAAGATTAAGTCTGCCAACTTAGCATTCCCTGCTAGAAACAATTAAAGCAGATCTGATTAAGTTTAATCTTTTTTCCTCAGATTCTTGCACTCTcacattttcaaagaaaattcccTGGATGTAGATGTATAAGTAGGAACAACGAAGCCTTAGCGTATACAGTAAGTGAATAAATCTTCTAATTTAGATAATTCATGACAATGCAGGCATGGTTCACGATCGCTTACTTAATTCCGGGCTCAGTTTCTCCGAAATACATCCTTTGCCCTCAAGAACATCACATGAACCTGAATGTGCAAATCATTCAATTTACCCATAGCTAAGTTGTTTAGCTTTTTATCCTAGAAGAACTTTCAAAGTGACAGCTATTATTCTCCTATAAGAATTATTTCTACTTCCAGCCGTTTTTTCTTTTACGTTGTTCAACACCTTGTGCATGAAAAATTGCAAGTCTTCTGTATAATGTTATAAATGGAGAGAGTAACTTTGTCAGCAGCAATTACTTGGCTTTCGTTTAGATCGGGTGGAACACGTTCTTTTCTTAGAGTACAACTTACTTTACACACGACATGATTTTCGTTTTGTCTACTACAACAAGGGGTCAACAGACATTCAGACTTACATGCGGAACAATATTGTTTGACTTCGCAGGATACAACGAAATAATCTTTCTGCAGCTTCCAAATAAGCCCATAACATTTCCGATT is a window encoding:
- the LOC131775572 gene encoding uncharacterized protein; translated protein: MDMLRAEEKRWLVVGICLSKVLTPAMRSVIRQEMHQLYQNMVLAPTCIHSQTLSSHHRSLPPSTVRLNYVNINNNATQSSYHSYDYCVKDELSLAKLFVKPFMSGFTGFDETLDLSAALSILCVAPNFVCHGIDIIASDVRDWVRNEWGHYKFATWTEAYYQNCFQLMEKLITRLNLSEASEEAVLKDLQEWRNRGMDMCFGQQIISDVLKLVQDDMAVLSTSVDENKESWKQGHEGLMNTLHNLRERFADDFSKLEAKHAALESGLISVKEDHLKLKEVGVSLSRGIDKLNSKEETVPPDKSASGLHWKLPVVVLLLAAVLFLYEQSFGECGMFHYWYSRAALFWKIVVVILLVGIVILLYQHFTRGTKLRYWYCNCGCIPGHKLSFVYKTFDRQTPKVNGIEFDWEKLRNKLGLTFEAMDRPGMHYYLNIDRCAYGGVVQVASWLDNIPQVRGPEIFAVNSEYTQVYYHDDGEWHPYISARDIRYTTERR